ggacaggatacgttctgttcgatttatggatcgattgcgacagaacgcgtgaacagtttcgcagcgagaggcttatgctaaggggtttagagtcaatactcagaatatattatgtgttgttgtgtgttgtttcacgtcgaaactaggggcctatttatggggaagagtttgtggaaagatagaattgcagagttctaatccgcaaagaattaggaaaagagacgtacccaggtactttcagcgcccaggcctgggcgccgaagatttcggcgcccagagccaggcgttgaaaatagggtctgggcagctttgtttagtcagattcggattcctaaaatccgtagagtttgagattaattcgagtcttttagcgcgtatcaatttcatgacggaatgcgtctgggcccgttacgaactctaggctcgttaggattttgattaatacgtaactcttatttccgaatcctattaggaataggattctcgcggttttctatctcatttaggatttatgttggagtgcaacacctaattctgaaaggtttctatcttttatgatttgccacttttagacactaccttttacggcagttactatttttagcaggtttccataaatagcaggtttcgggtgaaatgaaatagggaatcgagattcgtttattttataggagatgcgttgtcaagtggagtttttatgctttcatcatcgaacctttcccttaagggaatggggacaaaagtaggtgtctacagttagcccccactttgactgagtcttggagtaagatgatggtcaaagtattaaacggagtgcgtcacacaagccacggtgtattgtgacctgttttgcgagggtctcgcgagcccccgagtgataacatttgacttaagggtcatcacttgaagtgtcgacatatccctcacgtgtcattgggatttgtcaactgatagtatagaaacttcctcgctttgtcattggaaagatctaaagatgcgtagaaactccctcactttgtcattgggagtaactacagatgttttcgaaattaaagctgtaaagtgtaattgggcctggccaagcccaatcacgaggtaaaacgtttttaaagattctcattttcagggctagctaaacgagaaaacccccttgtttttataggatgtaaagcgaaggaaaatccaacaaaccaatcctttaatttttggaaaaagggaaaaccaataaaagttatcgctgcagcgactaaggacctgcgctgttagtgacgcagaccccgcccgctgaaggtgggcgagcctgtcctctgagggtggaccccccgtccgatagaagtggacgaatctgtttgatgtttttgaaaataaggacctgcgcggtttgtgacgtagaccccgcccgctgaaggtggcgaaccttgtccgctgagggtggacacctcgtccgatagaagtggacgaatatgtttgatgtttttgaaaataaggacctacgcgatttgtgacgtagaccccgccggctgaagatggcgagcctgtccgctgagggtggaccccccgtccgatagaagtggacgaatctgttttgaaattttattttgttttttttttaaaataaggacctacgtggtttgcgccgtagaccccgccggctgaagatggggagcctattttaaatttgaagacttttattcttcgaaaaacagaggacctgcgcggctagtgacgcagacctcgcccgcttagggtgggcgagcccattttgaatttcttattttgcctatgtagaagggcttttgtgattacaacctgctggtgggtcgtaatatttcctgattagatgtgtcctataagtgggtccacattgtgtatatttttgtttaacgatattttattttattattttttatttattattattattagtttttcaaaataccgtttttttcttttttgggatagaaataagataacggatatctttacacaaaataggggagtacgcgtgcccgacagcgaatattcgctgtctgggaagcattttcagcgcccaggcctgggcgcgagaatttctaacgcccagagctgggcgttgataATGCGAAAGGGGGActggtctttaaattcgcggaccgtctccttcctttcccatttccaccattttcgctcaaacttcttcacttctctctactgatttttgctcgttttcttcactttccttcacgaattctactccaaattacttcccaatcttcccaatgtaagtaattttcaataattttgagcttttctgtcaatttcagtatttttgtcaagtattttcgtgcatgaaattgatttgggggtttttgattttgtgccccttttctccaattagatagttggaaatgttccacataacatgttaattagtttgtgcatgttaatttttgcaagtatgtggatttttgttgaatttgggcattttcatgctagcccccaagtatacctacgaatctagtattttcttataatgtaggtgttcttggtatattgcttgggttcctcataattcatgaatgacaaattatgggagaattttgattttgctggagttaatttttacttagggaattttgctaagtatgaacttagtatcatgtttttagggaacaaaaattgtatgactccatttcattagtgaaatgcactctctttagggatcggtatgagtgccgattttgtcaaaggtataatgctttgttgtattgttgatcagcatgtctgacgagtcgttaccccctcctggtggccacgaggtgcgtggcatgacgcgtcagtcgactggcccgggtcccctatgggtgggccctgagctttacgatggtcgtgatctgcactacgacctagagcaccatgtgacttccagccttcacgcgaggagagagacttcggttcgcggctatggcgccgcgacgagtgagaccgtttttagctatctgagctcggacgcccaggccttggtgagggcgagctcactgtttccggtggttgagaccttctgggagatactgcggctcaacatctccctgtcctttctgcggtcgttcatgaggtggtggtgggataccaccaacaccttccattttccttggggcgagatgacgatcactcctgaggactacacagctttgacgggtttgacctttacagggaaccccgttcgtctgaagtcggacggcccatcgccgactgttgctgagggtaccaggctcctgggctcgtggatgggtagtaggttaccttcgtaccatccccgtgggatacctttcgctgacctgatgtgggctttggagcacggggtagaggagtcgccttcgagacaggctcggctgttctacctccattttattactttcacttttctatcgggtccgaccgacacctttgacccgaggtggataggcatggtggaggacgtgtctacactgggtgactatcgctggggcgatttgggctatgcgacgcttgtcggccagatgagtttgtcggtgcgcgtcTCGGACCTGAGTAttgtcactttgtgattacattagcgggagtgccgcgtttgatcgaggtatgtgcctagactttcttttgtttttctcgcttttacccggcctctttttttttaacgctttattatccttttcttttgcagctgtgggcctttgagcatttaccctggctggctccccgaaaggggcagaggcctttggagttccctgccggtcgccgttggggttggaagaagaagctgacagtgcgtccgcCGCCCGATActgtgtgggatcttatccgggacgggaaccctgagcatgtacagaatcttatcccctatctcgtatttcgtcattcttttcatgtgcgagatctgactgcgttttgtacgaaaacaggtggtttggaccccatggctctcttttaggggtacccatgcttcggtcagggagagttatgccctgagccagatgcgggtcttgttcgttggacgccgggaccctgtctggtacctgggagagcgggtacctatgcagacggtcggggttttttcggtgcccaggcctccgcctgcgaccatgctgtctactagctcgataggcgagtcgtggagggtccactcgaggactggtgtgccggcgacagagttggtgatagagggagctagctattaccagtttatccaggattctcttcgtctcccggagcctggcgctgtaagttgcctcctctctttgtattgattttagtgttttcatgttcgtgcccatgtgtttatgcctactgtgttttgtgcaggagggtcctgaccctttgttggggggatgggtgcttcccgatgctcggatctcgtataccggagagagtggatccgagattgtggagactttcccggaagaccgggttttccatgctccgctccctgagggagtagaggcggtatgcaccttttatttgtgtactcttctttatattttttctttcttcttttactAACATTCTTAttttaggttccggcccgtacggccaatgcgatggtgggggtgatcaaccggttgaagtccgtgttggttcgagctcggtctgcactttcttgcaggagcccccactctactcgggtaatgtgccctctcttttttcttttgatctgtacctttggtttggctttcggttattcactctccttttttgtccctttttgcagacggctactgggcgtgctggggccgacgacgcgggtccctcgggcgggggacacggtcgtcgcgagagagagagagcacagcactcgcccctacggcatcgccgttctgacgcgggggtgagttcttccggggagaggtccgagccggagcgtaggcggcgttccgtgtcggtggcccgagagcctagccccgagttgcagtcgcaaccccatttttggggtgactctggctggggtccctcataccacggggagtggagtggatggaccggcgaggcttggagacatggagccgatgacgagtcttaggcttacctcctgttttatacatattcattcttgtgttccgcatgtatatatatattttttgcgatttttggtgcaagaatgttttgacccttccgtgggctttgttttaacatattatagcaatattagcttcctaaaccaacgacgaatttttaaaaggaaaagactttcgtaaaaataatgagttcatataagagtgcacatatatttttagactaaccgactacttggggtattacatatgcatgttcactatttttgtttttttgccgactcgtgtcatactcctttgttaGGCTTTTTCCTGGAAACTCTTGtggctttttcattttatttggtcttgcccgtgcatgggttagggtagagtgccctttgcgatatcttttcttcttgatgcgttgcatgactttattattttataattttttattggaccgaatccttgggaaggattgcctacgtatcttgtcagaatcaggtcgcgcgtagttctagctttttgaaaaaaacttttttgaaagggtgttcattactcgtctgcttcccccccaagtgttcgtggttcttttgaggccgggttagaaaaaggagtacgaacactttgtagaagcgggagggtaggtggcaagagagaacaaCGCCAGATttagggcgaaggaaatatcggcgcccaggcctgggcgttagaaataacagcgcccagtcctgggcgttgaagttttgtccttcgctttttctactttatcaagttttatgccgtttgtttagagtaatgcgcagaatgtttgcttatgagttttaatgtgttttattagatgccttaactccggactgaattttattaaatatagtactttttcaattggtctaagttcgtgaggttagcgaattccgctccatctatgtcggctagttggactgctccgccaggtaggatggtctttacaaaatatggtcttgtccagttaggccggaattttcctcgagggtccgtagtaggtgtgcggacttcttttaatacaaaatcgccttctttgatgtttcgaggtttgactcttttgttgaattgccttgcgatgctcttttgatacacttgcacgtgatgtagagctctcaacctccgttcgtctaaaaggacgagttcgtcgtacctagcttgaacccaatcagcttcgggtagcttgctttctaggacgatccggagggagggaatctccaactcgatcggttggactgcttccattccgtataccaaggagtagggtgttactctaATGGAGGTGCGggttgaggttcgatagccccataatgcgaagtgtaatttgttgggccaatccttataattttcggccattttttcgattatgactttaatatttttgttggccccctctaccgcgccgttcatttgcgacCTGtggggagaggatttatggtgtttgacatgatattttttgagcaggtcttggacttcggccctgaagtgggaaccttggtcacttatgatttcatgtggaaccccgtatcgacagaatatgttcttttctaggaatcgggcgacatgtttggctgttaactttgcataggagactgcctctacccatttagtgaagtaatcaattgcaactaaaacgtactcgtgtcccccaacgcctgttggtgttaccttgccgattatatctataccccatgtggaaaagggccatggagaagtgaaggtgtatagttctgagggaggtaaatggttaaggttactgaagatttggcattttgggcaagtttttacaaagtgatggcaatcggtttccatagtggtccaatagtaccctgagcgggatatttttcgggatagcatttttccgttcatatggggtccgcacacgccgttatggtattcttccattagtctttgggcttggttttgatggacacaaagtaacttgattttattcggcgtgtatttgtacagttctcccagaattatgctatattgtgaagcgagaaggcgcagggccttttgtgctcgcggggaagtgtttggggggaattccccacttgttttgtaacgaaggatgtccgtgtaccatggttcttcctcggtgttttcaggttcggagtctatggtacaacaataagccggctctttccttcgctcgacccgaagggtcattccgtcccattcattcgggatgttgagcattgaggctagcttcgctagtgcatccgcgaattggttgtcgtctcttggcaagtacgtatactcaaTTTTtccaaattgctcgactatttggtccaagtgagcttgatattttgagagactagtgcttcggaccttccatcttttggatatatggttgattattagggaagaatccccgaagacttgtaggtatttgactctgaggctaactgcggcctctagcccaactatgcaggcctcgtattcggcggcattgtttgtggcctcgaagtcaagtttgacggaaattggtatatgggctccttcgggactgactaggagaactccgacgccgcatcctttttggttggacgcgccatcgaagtatattgtccaatagtcgtcttgtatcatcagaagtttctcgtcggggaggaggtaagcttccggggtttcctcattcgtggcatgttcggccaggaattcggctaccgctcttcctttgattgttttttctggcatgaattttaggtcgaattctgagagcatgactagccacctggacaggcgaccactcagggtgggcttttcgaacacgtattttaagggatctagttgtgacactatatgaacagtgtgggccaataggtaatgcctgagttttttggatgcctagacgagggcgaggcaggttttctcaagttctgtgtatctcgtctcgtactgtatgaacttcttgctcaagtagtaaatggctcgctcggatccatgtacacattgtgagagcatagctcctgctgcagtatccgtgacggttaggtataggcgtaaagggattccaggcaaaggtggggagaggacgggtggcttgcttaggtattctttgattttatcgaaggcagtttggcattgttcatcccattcggccttttcttcttttcttaattttttgaatattggctcacaagtcatagtaagtttggaaatgaacctactaatgtattgcacctttcctaggaagccccttatctgtttttcagtttttggcgggggcatttcggtaatggctttgatcttagatgggtcaatctcgattcctcgcgtactaacaacatatcctagcaattttcccgaggttaccccgaacacacatttttgtgggtttagtctcatgttatatttcaagattcgggtgaagaactttttaagtgccgggaggtgaccgcgccggtctttagatttgacgatcatatcgtccacgtagacctcgatttctttatgtatcatgtcatggagtaacgtggtggctgttctttgataggtggcccccgcgtttttcaaaccaaagggcattacagtgtaacaatatgttccccaaggggtaatgaaagttgttttttccatgtcttcttctgccatgagtatttggttatatccggcgtacccgtccataaaggagaggagcgcgtgttctgcggtgttgtctactagtatgtcaatgtgaggtagagggaagtcatctttaggactggctttattgaggtctcgaaagtctacgcacattcgcactcgtccatcttttttagctacggggacaatattggccacccattctgggtagttggagacttttataaagccgacgtctaattgtttagtgacttcttcttttattttcaaggctatctctggtttgagccgccgtagcttttgttttactggcgtcattttgggatctagcggaattttatgctcagcgatttctcgatctattcccggcatgtatttgtaggaccaagcaaagacaccctcgaattcccgcaaagtggagattagatcggccttttcagtgggagttaaggtgaggccaattttaataattttaggattttcttctgttccaatatttaccgattctgtgtcttcaattataggagttttgagttcttgttcatttacagcttttattagttcggtatattcctcttctggctctttttcgtgctcattagtggcgagacattctgcattattactctgatttttaagcggcacatactcaaaagttttgtttatcttattaaagtcatgaagcattacatcaaaaagatctcccggagtagagatttccgggtcaaaactatttttgggaggggttacaattttgctaggttcggactcggagtcagactcggattcagactctaattcttcgtacatcggaccctctcccgcagatatcttgaactttatACAATATTCCCGCCCTCTACTACAATTTTCATACAATacctttttgaattaaaattttcacCATCTTATGTAAAAAATGGAGTATACCCTAGATAACCTACCCCCACTAGCCGCCGCCCACATCTACTCCACTTTGGGTTAGGATCATCTAACTGCTTTCTCTCTTTTATTTCTTCTGCCTCATTAAGTTAATCTCTCTTGTTTTACAGATTTTTCCTtgttcgttttttattttgatttcaacCTCAGTACTCCCAAACTTGATTATAGGTAGATTTAATTCAGTCTTCTAGCAATGGTTATTCTATTTCCATTTATCTACATATCTCTTGAATTAGAGATCTGATACAATGTTTCTTTGTTCTTCCCTTTTCTCTAATTCTAATCATAAATTTATGTTTCATCTGTCCTACCGGTGGATTATCACATTGAATTTGCTTGAGTACTGATGACATATTCGTTGTTTCGTGATCAGGCAAATAACATGGTTTATTCTATAATATGTAATCTAGAAGAAGCTTCTTTCCTTTTGTTGAGTGATAAGGTTGAAGGATGCTAAAAATGAAGATGTATTTCGTGATTTTTCCAAGTTAATCGATCACTACCAGCAATAATTACAACTTCAAAAAGCGGGCTCATCAATATGTGTTTCTTGTTTCTGTATTTTCTATCCATTAACCTTTATATTACCAGGGCGGATAAATCATCTTTCTCCACAGGCTTAAAGCAATTCTACAACAATTCATCTAGCAATTCGACAACAAATATATATAGCAATTCGTCATGCAATTCATCAAGCAATTCTACACCAATTCATCAAGCAATTCGTCAAGAAATCATCAAGCAATTCTACAACAATTCATCAAGCAATTCGACTATAATTCGACCAAAAGAATTCCTTactcttttatttttgcaattaACAAGCTATAATTCTTTAATTCATAATCCTAGGTTATTAGTTGaattaatattatgaaaaacCAAAATTAACCACACTAACCTCAGAATTGGGAAGCCAGCGCTCAGCGGAGGTCGGAAGTAGACAGAAGGCGGACGGCGCAATGGAGCGGTGGTGCAGATGTGTAGCGGCGGTGGTGGATGTCTAACTGCTTCTGTGGGTTTTTTCGGGAGTTTTTGCTTGAGTACAATGGTTTCAGTATAGAATGTTAAGGGTTTTGGAACACTTTTTGGATCTGGCGCAACTCTCTAAATTTTAGAATTCAATTGCCGCCTACCTTGGTAAAATATACTCGGTTCTTtaaaaaattgtttaattttgttAAGTGATCAAGGATAATTATTTGCAAAATAATGTTTtactcaattaaaaaaaaaagttttaaatTAAAGTTTATTTTTATTGTAAGATAGTTTTGTACGTAAAAGAATACAAAACAGTTATGTTAAACACAACTTTATATTTTATTgagtattttaatttaattaattttttttgtcatgGTAAAGAATATAAGGCGGTTAAGTAAGGTAACAGTTCTCTATTCTTTTCTTCGTACAACTGTTATGAGAAAAATGCGTTCTCTATGCTCCTATAAAACGTTTAGCATACTTAACTGTTCTCTATTTGGCGTTTTCTATtccctattttgtagtagtgaatcggagatttagatgcatgaggtttgaatgatgctcctaggggtttggtttcctagttggaggctaattggttttggcaagctagaactcgaggttaaccattcacgcgtgcaaagacgcccacacaatgcacaagtagcacattgtcacactagtcatgaatatgaatgcgacatgcaaagttctcaacctaaggtcggtctaagttttgtatgatgcaagtggtcggcttagggtgtcaaaaaggtacttgactaagagacggatccggcgaaaACTTTCACATTCgtctaagggaagtgtgtgtcggcagacggcctccatacttgacatcgagAATTTCACATTCgtctaagggaagtgtgtgtcggcagacggcctccatacttgacatcgggaatgtcaagtaaatgccaagtttcggtaggcgcggaaatggtcacacactttggtcgggaaccgtatggagagtcaccatttcgttgcccccggggccagcccgaatgtagaacacatccgtttgggcaaaggtagaagttcattttgcacaatatggttttcgaaaaatgcatgaaatgcctagaaattgaaattgaaatcgtacttgaatttttattggTAAAGCTCATTTTTCgacactcgttcacgaggtttgggagcgtccttccagattcaaaagtagactaactcccaacacgaaaagttgagcaaaagtgggcaacaagccactgtgagccactgtcctggatgcaggcagcggcgttggcgcaggggctgcgcctggcgctaggggtgttcattactGGGTACCCGGCTTTTCGGGTACCCGAATATGCGGGTACCCGAATATGCGGGTACCCGCTTTTGCGGGTAGTAAAAAACTCGGCCCATGACCCGACACGCGAATATCGGGTACCCGGATTTCGGGTACCCGACAACTACGGGTCGGGTCATGGGTACCCGCATTATATTAATCTTTAGAAATATCTCCCTGTCAAACTTTAATAACCAAACATTAATCCAAAACCTGGAAAAGAAATATAATTCAAattcataataaaataaaattttgaacttcccatacaactaaaattcataaatgaGGAGATTAAGATTAATTATGCTACAAAATACCACTTTAAGGAGACAAATTATATACAACACCAacaattttgtaatttttttatgaaaaaacaCACAATCTGTAAATGGTGATGGCCGATTGTTAGTGTTGTAGTCATGCCTTGATGGAGCGTTAATTACAGATCGATCTTTAAGATAGTGAGGTGGTGCGCAGGCCAATTTAGTGAAAGAAATCCGCTAAACTGGACGTCGGTGGTGTTGAAAATTCCGAGTTTTGAGAACTGGAAGAGAAGGAGATctagagagagagaaataacATTTTTTGCGGCTGGAATTtgcaaagaatgaaaagaaaccCTAAGGTGGACTAAGGCTTAACTTTATTTTATATAGTAATAAATTTCCTAACGGGTATCCGGGTACCCGTTTGACTAAACGAACGGCCCGTGCCCCGACCCGAGACCCGGATAATCTACCGGGTCGGGTACCCGGCCcattaatattataaaaatcaGTAAATTACCCGCTTTATTTGAGTCGGGTCAGCGGGTTAGCGGGTCGGGTAATTCGGGTCAGGTATTTTTGAACACCTCTACCTGGCGCCAGTGCtagcatccagtacttaagcagatcaatggcttgctgctcgaaatctgctcgcattttcgaaattgaaattagaaattcCCCAGTTGAgacgccagaattgtaggggggtttttttttgcacttgtttcccgttctacaagaggggcggttttttagaaaaccattgtatttttgtacctcgaaggagtcgccaccaaacattgttttaaagtctcgtttggaaagaccgcaattgactctattttggataaggctttgaatcctcgaaacggatgggtgagatccgggcacgggaacgaaatgcttattccgcaagctttagaaatattcaagtacgttggcacaacattttcgaaaatataccctagattagactatgtgggtttaaaatttagagcaaatagaatctctactttgtatggtggtcactttgctttaaagattaatttaaaggAGCCTAATGccagtttgtccaagaaattatctttgttaagcatgatgtaaccttgtattttgttatattttgcatgtgcggtgatgaaagcaataaagaaaataaagcaacatcacaatactaaataaattgcggaattagtaaatacaagaccccctagagatggactagggagtaggtccacattgcctagaaatggactaggcaagtaaagatgcggaactgaaagtgcggaattgaaattgcggaatgaaaagtgcgatattgaaagtgcggtattgaaattgcggaattgaaaggtgcgatattgaaattgcaatattgaaaggtgcataattgaaacttgtacttgggcacatgagattggaacgccaagcggctccttaaaaataagtgcgcccgacacgaattcaaagccaaaaatctcaacttgggagaggtttctCAACCCAAGTATCCTAgactttgcatattgaacttgaacttgaaagcttgaatattgaaatattgaacttgaaatacgtgaacttgaacttgaaatattgaacttgtacttgaaatattgaaactta
This sequence is a window from Spinacia oleracea cultivar Varoflay chromosome 1, BTI_SOV_V1, whole genome shotgun sequence. Protein-coding genes within it:
- the LOC130465729 gene encoding uncharacterized protein; its protein translation is MVGVINRLKSVLVRARSALSCRSPHSTRTATGRAGADDAGPSGGGHGRRERERAQHSPLRHRRSDAGVSSSGERSEPERRRRSVSVAREPSPELQSQPHFWGDSGWGPSYHGEWSGWTGEAWRHGADDES